GCCCCACAGGCATCCCGAACAGGCCTCCCTGGGCGGCGGAGCCATTCTAACCGGTCAGCGGGCAGAGCGACACGCACGCGGCGGGGGCGACGGGCAGCACTCCGCGGGCGTTGCGTCACGAAGCAGGCGATGACCGACGACGAGGGGCCCTCAAGTGGCGGTGGGATCGCCGTTCAGCCACGCGGGCAGTTCCGCCACGCTGCCAAGTTGCAGATCCGGTTTTGCGCGAGCCAGATCTTGCTCTGACCATGAGCCCGGACGGCCGCCCACCAGGGCGGTCTTCATGCCCATGGTTGCCGGGGCGATGACGTCACAGGTCGGGGAATCCCCCACGAACAGGACGCGCGCCAGATCTGGTCGATGGCCGTTGGGATAGGCCCTTCTGAGGGCCGTCTCGTAGACTGTTTTCGCTGGCTTGCGATAGCCGATTTCGCTGGAGTACACCGTGAAGTCCATCAGTTCAGCAAAACCCTGGCGGTGGAGTTCCCGATCGCAGTAGAGCTTCGGAATCCAACAGTTGCTCACCAGGCCAAGTTGGTATCCGGCCTCACGAAGTCGGCGCACGGCGTCCAGGGCTCCCGGCAGAGGATTCAAGGCGCCGCCTACCCACCGCTCGCCGAGGGCTTGCACTGCGGCGGCCACACGCTGGGCGTCGGCTGGCCATGCGTGAGCCTTGGCCCAGTCGGCCATCAGAAGAGCCAAGTCAACTTCGCGGCATCTGGGATCGGCCGCTGCCGCCTTCTCTGCGCCGAGGGCATAGACAACCAGAGCTCGAGCGGCGTCCGGATCGTTCCTACCGCTGAGCACTTCGTTCACGACGGAGGAGCCCGCAAAAAGGGCCTCGGGCTGGTTGGAGACATCGGCCAGCGTGCCCCCCCAATCGAAGATGATCAAATCGATCTCCACGGCGGATCGTTTCTCCTATCTACCGCAACGCGGTGTCCAAAGCCCCTATGCGACCGACGCGTGCCAATTGCTCGGGCTCCGGCCCCGGCCGCGAGCTGCGGTCAGCAGCCACTCCTCACCCACTCGCTGGAACGACGGAGACGCTCCGTGACATTCTCCAGCCAGGCTCTTTGGGTGTTCGCGCGGAGTCCTGCGGCCCCTTGTCAGGCCACTTGGTGCCCGCGAACAATCCGGCCGCCACGGCAACGCGGGCCAAACCGGCGAGCATATGTCGCCGGCCCGGCCGCCGGCCCTGCGCTCCCCCCGGGCCCAAGACCGCGGATCGCAGAAGCTCACGACACGGTTATACCGCCGCCGAGGAGGGCTGTTCAAGCCGCGGATGTCCGACTGGGATACGCCGGCTGAAGAGGGA
This Phycisphaerae bacterium DNA region includes the following protein-coding sequences:
- a CDS encoding HAD family hydrolase, encoding MEIDLIIFDWGGTLADVSNQPEALFAGSSVVNEVLSGRNDPDAARALVVYALGAEKAAAADPRCREVDLALLMADWAKAHAWPADAQRVAAAVQALGERWVGGALNPLPGALDAVRRLREAGYQLGLVSNCWIPKLYCDRELHRQGFAELMDFTVYSSEIGYRKPAKTVYETALRRAYPNGHRPDLARVLFVGDSPTCDVIAPATMGMKTALVGGRPGSWSEQDLARAKPDLQLGSVAELPAWLNGDPTAT